A region from the Flavobacteriales bacterium genome encodes:
- a CDS encoding OmpA family protein yields MHRTFPLLFLLAFACTANAQLELVGESDATTVRVRGVEHQGTMDGPYFQATWRFSDEGTDFDLLPTTEPDGSLEARFQAVVIEALGAYLDHRVHFGKQGVSADKDAAALITDMNTIVRAAAMPFDDAGAFEGFSMEAQDQLARLVKIDWANARTGIEGGKEQDKYLAIYYYVREQRKELERLLRADLGSMTDVVVWGEKAELPDLPPSMPTVCGAVFDNQEFLCALDLSASTDMLGLPDAVLEQRTVEAMRTNAANRTTTPTDDAPKLRKRDRWLKAELDAINQRIDRMDQSKELWAVRDRLDDVEGQIQDLRMEVRELKDDKRASDNPLANLSTLTGRNITVRFAQASSEIDADYRVILNEVFEQLARSPQDRVLITGYTDRTGNAAVNLDLSERRAKAVRNYLIARGVSAERLLVNYYGDSRSDGRNPDERRVEIEWLQ; encoded by the coding sequence GTGCATCGCACCTTCCCGCTCCTCTTCCTGCTCGCCTTCGCGTGCACGGCAAATGCGCAGTTGGAACTCGTTGGCGAGAGCGATGCCACCACAGTGCGCGTTCGTGGTGTCGAGCACCAAGGCACCATGGACGGTCCCTACTTCCAAGCCACATGGCGCTTCAGTGATGAAGGGACCGACTTCGACCTGCTGCCCACCACGGAGCCGGACGGCAGCTTGGAAGCGCGCTTCCAAGCCGTAGTGATCGAGGCGCTCGGTGCCTACCTGGACCATCGCGTACACTTCGGAAAGCAGGGAGTATCGGCCGACAAGGATGCCGCGGCACTGATCACCGACATGAACACGATCGTTCGCGCTGCTGCCATGCCCTTCGACGATGCAGGAGCGTTCGAAGGATTCTCCATGGAAGCGCAGGACCAGTTGGCGCGCCTGGTGAAGATCGATTGGGCGAACGCGCGTACCGGCATCGAAGGCGGCAAGGAACAGGACAAGTACTTGGCCATTTATTACTACGTGCGCGAACAACGCAAAGAGCTTGAGCGTCTTCTGCGCGCAGACCTCGGATCAATGACCGACGTTGTGGTGTGGGGCGAGAAGGCCGAGCTCCCCGACCTGCCGCCCAGCATGCCCACGGTTTGCGGGGCAGTGTTCGACAACCAGGAGTTCCTCTGTGCGCTCGACCTCAGCGCCAGCACCGACATGCTCGGCTTGCCCGATGCCGTGCTTGAGCAGCGCACTGTGGAAGCCATGCGCACCAACGCCGCCAACCGTACCACGACCCCCACCGATGATGCGCCCAAGTTGCGCAAGCGGGATCGGTGGTTGAAGGCCGAGCTCGACGCCATCAACCAGCGCATTGATCGCATGGACCAGAGCAAAGAGTTGTGGGCCGTGCGCGACCGGCTGGACGATGTTGAGGGCCAGATCCAGGACCTGCGAATGGAAGTGCGCGAACTGAAGGACGACAAGAGGGCATCCGATAATCCGCTGGCCAACCTGAGCACGCTCACCGGGCGCAACATCACCGTACGCTTCGCACAAGCAAGTTCCGAGATCGATGCCGACTATCGCGTGATCCTGAACGAAGTGTTCGAGCAACTGGCCCGCTCACCGCAGGACCGTGTGCTCATTACCGGCTACACCGATCGCACCGGCAACGCGGCGGTGAACCTGGACCTGAGCGAGCGACGCGCCAAAGCCGTGCGCAACTACCTCATTGCACGGGGCGTTAGTGCCGAGCGGTTACTGGTGAACTACTACGGCGATAGCCGCAGCGATGGTCGCAACCCCGACGAACGGCGGGTGGAGATCGAATGGTTGCAATGA
- a CDS encoding gliding motility lipoprotein GldH, whose protein sequence is MRPTIIGGVGLLLLAGCTDGLLHSETRPVPDGAWQEAWQPEFNFDVNDTVGQYDTYIDIRHTGDYPYSNLILFVTLKRPNGHAVLDTVEIPLADATGRWLGKGLGFIRSEGAEAHVLYKYNNRFPQSGRYGVVLEQAMRVDPLQGVIDVGVSIEQHKELGQ, encoded by the coding sequence ATGCGACCAACGATCATCGGCGGCGTTGGTCTTCTGTTGCTCGCGGGCTGCACCGATGGACTGTTGCACAGCGAAACGCGGCCCGTGCCCGATGGTGCTTGGCAAGAAGCCTGGCAGCCGGAGTTCAACTTCGACGTGAACGACACCGTGGGCCAGTACGATACGTACATCGACATCCGCCACACGGGCGACTATCCATACAGCAATCTCATTCTCTTCGTAACGCTGAAGCGGCCCAATGGTCATGCGGTGCTCGACACGGTGGAAATACCGCTCGCCGATGCCACCGGCCGCTGGCTGGGAAAGGGCCTCGGTTTCATCCGCAGCGAAGGAGCCGAAGCGCATGTGCTCTACAAGTACAACAATAGGTTCCCACAGTCCGGCCGTTATGGTGTGGTGCTGGAGCAGGCCATGCGAGTGGATCCGCTGCAAGGCGTCATTGATGTGGGCGTGAGCATCGAACAGCACAAAGAACTCGGGCAATGA
- a CDS encoding adenylate kinase, with the protein MSKKLNIVLFGPPGAGKGTQSTFLIERYGLVHLSTGDLLRAEIAAETELGLRAQGIMSQGELVSDDIVIGMIRNKIDANGDAKGFIFDGFPRTKAQAEALDALLEPNGNPITMMLALEVPEAELVKRLIGRGATSGRADDKDESVIRNRIREYESKTAPLKDYYTAQGKFKGIDGLGSVEEITQRLVKAIG; encoded by the coding sequence ATGAGCAAGAAACTGAACATCGTCCTTTTCGGTCCGCCCGGCGCGGGGAAGGGAACGCAGAGCACCTTCCTGATCGAGCGATACGGCTTGGTTCATCTCAGCACGGGCGATCTCTTGCGCGCCGAGATCGCGGCTGAAACAGAGCTGGGACTGCGCGCGCAGGGCATCATGAGCCAGGGTGAACTGGTGAGCGACGACATCGTCATCGGCATGATCCGCAACAAGATCGACGCGAACGGCGACGCCAAGGGCTTCATCTTCGACGGCTTCCCGCGCACCAAAGCGCAGGCGGAAGCGCTGGATGCGCTGCTTGAACCCAACGGCAATCCCATCACGATGATGCTCGCCTTGGAAGTGCCCGAGGCAGAACTCGTGAAGCGGTTGATCGGTCGCGGTGCCACCAGTGGCCGCGCGGACGACAAGGACGAGAGCGTGATCCGCAACCGGATCCGCGAGTACGAAAGCAAGACCGCACCCCTGAAGGACTACTACACCGCGCAAGGCAAATTCAAAGGCATTGACGGACTTGGGTCTGTGGAAGAGATCACTCAACGCCTAGTGAAAGCGATCGGCTGA
- a CDS encoding threonine aldolase, whose product MIDLRSDTVTKPTAAMRAAMAQAEVGDDVFGEDPTVIALEERTAALFGMEAGLFCSSGTQTNQIAINAHTRPGDEVICDEGAHIYRYEGGGTMANSGCSVRFVPTDRGRFTAEDVATAIGNAADVHQARTRLVSIENTANRGGGAVWDLREAQRIRRSCDERGLALHMDGARIFNALAVTGGSAADWGATCHSISICMSKSLGAPVGSVLVGSKDFIGEARRVRKRFGGGMRQAGIIAAGALHALMNHVDRLPEDHLRAKRLEATLLHMPYVHHLMPVETNIVVFTLQRGHDVQHVLGHLRERSVLAVQFGPGMVRMVTHLDVDDNAIARTINALESLAERSTRR is encoded by the coding sequence GTGATCGACCTGCGCAGCGATACCGTTACCAAACCCACAGCCGCCATGCGGGCGGCCATGGCGCAGGCCGAAGTGGGCGACGATGTTTTCGGTGAAGACCCCACGGTGATCGCTTTGGAGGAGCGCACGGCCGCGCTCTTCGGCATGGAGGCCGGCCTGTTCTGCAGCAGTGGCACCCAGACCAACCAGATCGCGATCAACGCGCACACCCGTCCCGGCGATGAGGTGATCTGCGATGAAGGCGCGCACATCTACCGGTACGAAGGCGGTGGCACGATGGCCAACAGCGGCTGCAGCGTGCGCTTCGTTCCCACTGACCGCGGGCGCTTCACGGCGGAGGATGTGGCCACCGCCATCGGCAACGCGGCCGATGTGCACCAGGCGCGCACCCGATTGGTGAGCATCGAGAACACCGCCAACCGTGGTGGGGGTGCCGTATGGGACCTCCGCGAGGCACAGCGCATCAGGCGATCGTGCGATGAGCGCGGCCTTGCGCTGCACATGGACGGTGCGCGCATTTTCAATGCCTTGGCGGTTACCGGAGGATCGGCGGCTGATTGGGGCGCCACCTGCCATAGCATCAGTATCTGCATGAGCAAGAGCTTGGGCGCACCCGTTGGCTCGGTGCTGGTCGGGTCCAAGGACTTCATCGGCGAAGCGCGACGCGTGCGCAAGCGGTTCGGTGGTGGCATGCGCCAGGCAGGCATCATTGCAGCCGGTGCATTGCATGCCTTGATGAACCATGTGGATCGCCTTCCGGAGGATCATCTGAGGGCCAAAAGGCTGGAAGCAACGCTCTTGCACATGCCCTATGTACATCATTTGATGCCCGTGGAAACGAACATTGTCGTCTTCACCTTGCAACGCGGGCACGATGTGCAGCATGTGCTGGGGCATCTGCGCGAACGCAGTGTGCTGGCCGTTCAGTTCGGACCCGGCATGGTGCGCATGGTCACCCACCTCGACGTTGATGACAACGCGATCGCGCGGACCATCAATGCGCTGGAGTCACTGGCCGAACGTTCAACACGGCGATGA
- a CDS encoding phosphatase PAP2 family protein: MLETLSRLDRDLFLALNGGAYPWLDPLMRAGSNMLVWFPLYAFFLFLLQRRWGWNGLGIGTVCIALMILAADTGSVVLFKNTVQRLRPCHAADLSGLIHMAGTECGGRFGFISSHATNHFAIAVFVAGVLQRVPRWATPVLLIWAAYVSYSRIYLGAHYPGDVLVGALYGSLIGFVFFRIFRWAHGRYAE; encoded by the coding sequence ATGCTGGAAACCCTTTCACGGCTCGATCGTGATCTTTTCCTCGCACTGAACGGCGGCGCCTATCCATGGCTCGACCCGTTGATGCGCGCGGGGAGCAACATGCTGGTATGGTTCCCGCTGTACGCCTTCTTCCTGTTCCTCCTTCAACGTCGCTGGGGCTGGAATGGGCTCGGCATCGGTACGGTTTGCATAGCACTGATGATACTGGCCGCCGACACCGGCAGTGTGGTGCTGTTCAAGAACACCGTACAACGCTTGCGTCCTTGTCATGCAGCCGACTTGTCAGGGCTCATTCATATGGCCGGCACAGAATGCGGCGGTCGCTTCGGGTTCATCAGCAGCCACGCCACCAACCACTTTGCCATCGCCGTGTTCGTAGCGGGTGTCCTTCAGCGTGTTCCGCGCTGGGCAACACCTGTCCTGCTCATTTGGGCAGCTTACGTGAGCTACAGTCGCATCTACCTCGGCGCGCACTATCCCGGCGACGTGTTGGTGGGTGCACTGTACGGCTCACTCATCGGCTTCGTCTTCTTCCGCATCTTTCGCTGGGCGCACGGGCGCTACGCGGAATGA
- a CDS encoding O-methyltransferase yields MHFISPELEAYCEQYSSAEPPHLKELAGETRAKVRMPVMLSGHLQGRFLSLLSSLVQPKKVLDIGTYTSYSAMCFAEALRPGGMVHTIDHNGQLAPMVQRYIRMAGMQDRITAYTGEALDIIPTIEGTFDLVFIDADKHNYCSYFDLLVDRVRPGGLIIADNVLWDGKVLDDESTWTPETAGLVAYARKVRSDARVSPVMVPLRDGLLVAMRK; encoded by the coding sequence ATGCACTTCATCTCCCCCGAACTCGAAGCCTACTGTGAACAGTACTCCTCCGCTGAACCGCCGCACCTGAAGGAGCTGGCCGGAGAGACCCGAGCCAAAGTGCGCATGCCTGTCATGCTCAGTGGTCACCTGCAAGGGCGCTTCCTGAGTCTATTGAGCAGCTTGGTGCAACCGAAGAAGGTATTGGATATCGGCACGTACACCAGTTACAGCGCGATGTGCTTCGCCGAGGCCCTGCGGCCCGGCGGCATGGTGCACACCATCGACCACAACGGTCAACTGGCTCCCATGGTGCAACGCTATATCCGCATGGCCGGCATGCAGGATCGCATCACGGCCTACACCGGTGAAGCCCTCGATATCATCCCCACCATCGAAGGCACCTTCGACCTTGTCTTCATCGACGCCGACAAGCACAACTACTGCAGCTACTTCGACCTGTTGGTGGACCGTGTACGCCCCGGCGGGCTGATCATTGCGGACAACGTGCTTTGGGACGGCAAGGTGCTGGACGATGAGAGCACATGGACGCCCGAGACGGCAGGCCTTGTGGCCTACGCCCGTAAAGTGAGGAGCGATGCAAGGGTTTCGCCGGTGATGGTGCCCCTTCGGGACGGCCTGCTCGTCGCCATGCGCAAATGA
- a CDS encoding sensor histidine kinase, whose amino-acid sequence MSKEPIIGHIPGPREDRGFWLDLSLAIVVAAGWALLYYQYVHLRDDRRERTLMHAQARLDRLEGAMDAHYGKVLDDLREYGTWFSAADTGSFTTQRLLRPLVPYLRRNNTVRAVRLANDAGDHFAITNLDTALLVTEMRGHDSTFLQWALKGSAPPDTLRRWDADWNDVRSLPWFGNAVNDASNEVSWTQPYPLPGAGSLGFTASLALRGGRNGVSVLAMDIAFHDPRQQLMPKEDISGPWLFVLGADGHRLAPVQGAPQVEAALLEWEAKRRPPQLWSTAGNEPILACIRPYVLGNSELQVGVAAPLEPYGENTREARYLLIAEAGFMAFLSALMVAAYSRRRRESTEHRQQQERSRSQRQRLAKAIGEREVLNREVHHRVKNNLQVVTSLLNLQLRKLEDGPVKDEFLRGVRRIDNMAIVHHKLYGLQDLRGIDLNSFFAGLVDHIAATTDTSGTTVSCAIDTNGIKADADTAIELGVILNELVGNCYQHAFPFATGGHIEVQVRQVDGDLYRLVVKDNGQGWEARPQEGTGKLGLEVVDALAFQLDGNLKVSSSGGTTFDVLFRMIKPVKH is encoded by the coding sequence ATGAGCAAGGAACCGATCATCGGTCACATCCCGGGCCCGAGGGAAGACCGGGGCTTCTGGCTCGACCTGTCGCTCGCGATCGTCGTTGCGGCAGGCTGGGCGCTGCTCTACTACCAATATGTCCATCTGCGCGACGACCGCCGGGAGCGCACCCTGATGCATGCACAAGCGCGATTGGACCGCTTGGAAGGCGCCATGGATGCCCATTACGGCAAGGTGCTCGATGACCTGCGCGAGTACGGAACGTGGTTTAGCGCTGCCGATACCGGTTCGTTCACCACGCAGCGCCTGCTGCGTCCGCTGGTGCCCTACCTGCGCAGGAACAACACCGTGCGTGCAGTGCGCCTCGCCAACGATGCTGGTGACCATTTCGCCATCACGAACCTGGATACGGCTTTGCTTGTCACCGAGATGCGCGGCCACGATAGCACCTTCCTGCAATGGGCATTGAAAGGAAGCGCACCGCCGGACACCTTGCGCCGATGGGATGCCGACTGGAACGATGTGCGTTCGCTGCCTTGGTTCGGCAACGCGGTGAACGACGCATCCAACGAGGTCAGCTGGACGCAGCCCTACCCGTTGCCCGGTGCCGGCTCGTTGGGCTTTACGGCAAGTCTTGCCCTGCGCGGAGGGCGCAATGGCGTGAGCGTACTGGCCATGGACATTGCGTTCCATGACCCGCGCCAACAACTCATGCCCAAAGAGGACATCAGCGGGCCTTGGCTGTTCGTGCTGGGTGCAGATGGACACCGTCTGGCTCCTGTGCAGGGTGCTCCACAAGTAGAGGCGGCCTTGTTGGAGTGGGAGGCCAAGCGTCGTCCGCCCCAGCTCTGGTCCACGGCGGGCAACGAGCCCATCTTGGCTTGCATCCGCCCCTATGTTCTGGGTAATTCCGAATTGCAGGTGGGCGTTGCTGCTCCTTTGGAGCCTTACGGTGAGAACACCCGGGAAGCGCGCTACCTCCTTATCGCCGAGGCCGGGTTCATGGCCTTCCTCTCGGCGTTGATGGTCGCTGCCTATTCACGTCGTCGTAGAGAAAGCACGGAGCACCGCCAGCAACAAGAACGCAGCAGAAGCCAACGCCAACGACTGGCCAAGGCCATTGGCGAACGAGAGGTGCTGAACCGCGAGGTTCACCACAGGGTGAAGAACAACCTGCAAGTGGTAACGAGCCTGTTGAACCTGCAACTGCGGAAACTGGAGGATGGGCCCGTGAAGGATGAGTTCCTGCGTGGTGTCCGCCGGATCGACAACATGGCCATTGTGCACCACAAGCTTTACGGCTTGCAGGACCTGCGCGGCATCGACCTCAACAGCTTCTTCGCCGGTCTGGTGGACCACATTGCGGCAACCACCGATACCAGTGGAACCACAGTAAGTTGTGCCATCGACACCAATGGCATAAAGGCGGACGCCGACACCGCCATCGAACTGGGCGTGATCCTGAACGAATTGGTCGGCAACTGCTATCAGCACGCGTTCCCCTTCGCGACAGGCGGGCACATCGAAGTGCAGGTGCGCCAAGTGGATGGCGACTTGTACCGTCTGGTGGTAAAGGACAACGGCCAGGGCTGGGAGGCAAGACCACAAGAAGGCACCGGCAAGCTCGGTCTGGAAGTGGTGGACGCCCTGGCCTTCCAGCTCGATGGCAATCTGAAAGTGAGCAGTTCGGGCGGTACCACCTTCGATGTGCTGTTCCGGATGATCAAGCCGGTGAAGCACTGA
- a CDS encoding hypoxanthine phosphoribosyltransferase, translating into MARVQLHDKFFEPFISEAEVNAAVDKLAVEIAAKYKDKRPLFLGVLNGAFFFAAELMKRLDIECEISFVKVASYHGTSSSGTVTQLIGLTERVEGRHVVVLEDIVDTGGTVEHIMRSLSEHHPASISVAALLFKPDAYKKNIAIEHVALRIPNAFVVGSGLDHDGLGRNLRGIHRITEP; encoded by the coding sequence ATGGCCCGCGTTCAACTGCACGATAAGTTCTTCGAGCCCTTCATCAGCGAGGCCGAGGTGAACGCCGCCGTGGACAAGCTGGCGGTTGAGATCGCCGCGAAGTACAAGGACAAGCGCCCGCTCTTTTTGGGCGTGCTCAACGGGGCTTTCTTCTTCGCTGCTGAACTGATGAAGCGCCTCGACATCGAGTGCGAGATCAGCTTCGTGAAAGTGGCCAGCTACCATGGCACCAGCAGCAGCGGAACGGTGACGCAACTGATCGGCCTCACCGAACGGGTGGAAGGCCGCCACGTTGTCGTTCTTGAGGACATCGTCGATACCGGCGGCACGGTGGAGCACATCATGCGGTCGCTGAGCGAGCACCATCCGGCCAGCATCAGCGTTGCGGCCCTGCTCTTCAAGCCGGACGCCTACAAGAAGAACATCGCCATTGAGCACGTGGCCCTGCGGATACCCAACGCGTTCGTGGTGGGCAGTGGCCTCGACCACGATGGACTTGGCCGCAACCTGCGCGGCATTCATCGCATAACGGAACCGTGA
- a CDS encoding alkaline phosphatase family protein translates to MKSASFLATFSFFLSFTLPAQQPSWQHPPKLVVGIVVDQMRTDYIYRYWDNFGDGGFKRLIGDGAFLRDAHYNYMPTVTGPGHASIYTGTTPSHHGIVANDRYDRTTRKTIYCTMDMDANAVGTAPGNAHRSPVQLLSTTLADELERRTERRSKTIGVALKDRSSILPIGRTGDAAYWMYGTEGSFITSTWYMKQLPQWVIDFNGKKPAEQYLAQTWSLALPVERYHQVLPDDNPYEIPLYRGVRPSLPLNLDSLRKAGAGLDLISYTPWGNTITTDMALAALKGEQMGADAITDLLAISYSSTDILGHRMGPRAVEVEDMYIRLDRELKRLLDELDKSVGAGQYTVFLTADHGAVDVPQYLKDLRGSAGYVDQTQLADSLNYWYRSNEDSLAVWEGQVFVVKRAIPLQHTLTGAYIQQDRMMVGQLMKDPGVYRAWTSSDLRTAAPDGDDLTTWVRNGFMPQRSGDVLFVMRPGHFELEEWSNGHGTTHGSPWTYDTHVPILFYGAGVQHTEVLRRTHITDIVPTISAIVGMSLTDACTGRVVDEVVK, encoded by the coding sequence ATGAAAAGCGCATCCTTCCTTGCCACCTTTTCCTTCTTTCTCTCCTTCACCCTCCCCGCGCAACAACCCTCCTGGCAACACCCGCCCAAGCTGGTGGTGGGCATCGTGGTGGACCAGATGCGCACCGACTACATCTACCGCTACTGGGACAACTTCGGTGATGGCGGCTTCAAGCGCTTGATCGGCGACGGTGCGTTCCTGAGGGATGCGCACTACAACTACATGCCCACCGTAACAGGTCCGGGCCATGCCAGCATCTACACCGGCACCACGCCGAGCCACCACGGCATTGTGGCCAACGACCGGTATGACCGCACCACGCGCAAGACGATCTACTGCACCATGGACATGGATGCCAACGCCGTGGGCACCGCACCCGGCAACGCGCACCGCAGTCCCGTTCAATTGCTCAGCACAACCTTGGCCGACGAGCTCGAACGCCGCACCGAACGCCGCAGCAAGACCATCGGCGTGGCACTGAAGGACCGCAGCAGCATACTGCCCATCGGTCGCACGGGCGATGCTGCCTATTGGATGTACGGAACCGAAGGCAGTTTCATCACCAGCACGTGGTACATGAAGCAGTTACCGCAATGGGTCATCGACTTCAACGGGAAGAAACCCGCCGAGCAATACCTCGCGCAGACATGGTCGCTCGCACTGCCGGTGGAACGCTACCATCAAGTGCTGCCCGACGACAACCCGTACGAGATACCGCTTTACCGTGGCGTTCGTCCTTCATTACCGCTGAACCTTGATTCATTGCGCAAAGCCGGCGCGGGCCTCGACCTCATCAGCTACACGCCATGGGGCAACACCATCACCACGGACATGGCCCTGGCTGCGCTCAAGGGTGAGCAGATGGGCGCCGATGCCATCACCGATCTGCTAGCCATCAGTTACAGCAGCACCGACATCCTGGGCCACCGCATGGGGCCGCGTGCGGTGGAAGTGGAAGACATGTACATCCGGCTGGACCGCGAACTGAAGCGGCTGCTTGATGAGCTGGACAAGTCAGTGGGTGCAGGGCAGTACACCGTGTTCCTCACCGCCGACCATGGCGCGGTGGACGTGCCGCAGTACTTGAAGGACCTGAGGGGTAGTGCTGGGTATGTGGATCAAACGCAATTGGCCGATAGCCTCAACTACTGGTACCGCTCGAACGAAGATTCCTTGGCCGTATGGGAAGGTCAGGTCTTCGTGGTCAAGCGCGCCATCCCCCTTCAGCACACACTGACCGGGGCTTACATCCAACAGGACCGAATGATGGTCGGTCAGCTGATGAAAGACCCGGGCGTCTATCGTGCGTGGACCTCCTCTGACCTACGAACGGCAGCTCCTGACGGCGACGACCTGACCACCTGGGTCCGCAACGGCTTCATGCCGCAGCGCTCAGGCGATGTCCTCTTCGTCATGCGGCCGGGCCACTTCGAATTGGAAGAATGGAGCAATGGCCACGGCACCACGCACGGGAGCCCGTGGACCTACGACACGCATGTGCCCATTCTGTTCTATGGTGCAGGCGTGCAACATACAGAAGTGCTGCGCCGCACGCACATCACGGACATCGTGCCCACCATCAGTGCCATTGTGGGCATGAGCCTTACGGATGCGTGCACGGGACGTGTGGTGGATGAAGTGGTGAAGTGA
- the obgE gene encoding GTPase ObgE, producing MSGEANFIDHIRVMCRSGKGGAGSKHMRREKYMPKGGPDGGDGGRGGHVIMRGNNQLWTLLHLRYTKHAIAEDGQGGMSNQASGRQGKDTIIEVPLGTVAKDADTNEIVCEVTEHGQEHILLPGGRGGQGNQHFKTATRQAPRFAQPGEPGQEKWMALELKVLADVGLVGFPNAGKSTLLSVVSAAKPKIADYAFTTLVPNLGIVAARNGKSFVMADIPGIIEGASEGKGLGLRFLRHIERNSALLFMVPADTKDIKKDYNVLLNELKEYSPELLHKDRLLAITKCDMLDEELTTALRKEVRKQLPKVETVFISSVTGKGIDDLKDRLWDQLQG from the coding sequence ATGAGCGGCGAAGCCAACTTCATAGACCACATCCGGGTGATGTGCCGCAGCGGAAAGGGCGGAGCGGGCAGCAAGCACATGCGCCGCGAGAAGTACATGCCCAAGGGTGGGCCCGATGGTGGTGACGGCGGTCGCGGTGGCCACGTGATCATGCGCGGCAACAACCAATTGTGGACATTGCTGCACCTGCGCTACACGAAGCACGCGATCGCGGAGGACGGCCAAGGCGGCATGAGCAACCAAGCCAGCGGCCGCCAAGGGAAGGACACCATCATTGAAGTCCCGCTGGGCACCGTGGCAAAGGATGCCGACACGAACGAGATCGTCTGTGAAGTGACCGAGCACGGACAGGAGCATATCCTGTTGCCCGGCGGGCGTGGCGGTCAAGGCAATCAGCATTTCAAGACAGCCACACGACAAGCACCGCGCTTTGCCCAACCCGGTGAACCAGGCCAGGAGAAATGGATGGCGCTGGAGTTGAAGGTGCTCGCCGATGTGGGACTTGTCGGTTTCCCCAACGCAGGCAAGAGCACCTTGCTCAGTGTGGTCAGTGCGGCCAAGCCCAAGATCGCCGACTACGCCTTCACCACGTTGGTGCCCAACCTCGGCATCGTCGCCGCGCGCAATGGCAAGAGCTTCGTCATGGCCGATATACCCGGCATCATTGAAGGTGCCAGCGAGGGCAAGGGGCTTGGCCTGCGTTTCCTCCGCCACATCGAACGCAACAGCGCGTTGCTCTTCATGGTGCCTGCCGATACGAAGGACATCAAGAAGGACTACAATGTCCTGCTGAACGAACTGAAGGAATACAGTCCCGAACTGTTGCACAAAGACCGGCTGCTGGCCATCACCAAGTGCGACATGCTCGACGAAGAACTGACGACCGCATTGCGGAAGGAAGTGCGCAAGCAGTTGCCCAAGGTCGAAACGGTGTTCATCAGCAGTGTTACCGGCAAAGGCATCGACGACCTGAAGGACAGGCTCTGGGACCAACTGCAAGGGTGA
- the crcB gene encoding fluoride efflux transporter CrcB has protein sequence MNNWLAIFIGGGAGSLARYAMSLLVGRWFAGAAFPWATLLSNVLATLIIGLLVWRWQVNAEGKEMWWALLAVGFCGGFSTFSAFSLETIQLMREGLAFVAWLNVIVSVSACMLILHLIAKAS, from the coding sequence ATGAACAACTGGTTGGCCATCTTCATCGGCGGCGGCGCGGGAAGTCTGGCGCGCTATGCGATGTCGTTGCTCGTTGGGCGTTGGTTCGCTGGTGCCGCTTTCCCATGGGCTACACTGTTGAGCAACGTGTTGGCCACGCTCATCATCGGTTTGTTGGTGTGGCGTTGGCAGGTGAACGCTGAAGGCAAAGAGATGTGGTGGGCCTTATTGGCGGTTGGGTTCTGCGGTGGCTTCAGCACGTTCAGTGCGTTCAGTTTGGAAACGATCCAGCTCATGCGCGAAGGCCTTGCGTTCGTGGCTTGGCTCAATGTCATCGTCTCGGTATCCGCCTGCATGCTCATTCTCCACCTCATCGCCAAGGCATCATGA